One genomic region from Chthonomonas calidirosea T49 encodes:
- a CDS encoding PAS domain S-box protein: MPYTLPDTNIFRRRFFSSLAIPLGAEAILIGVLFWNVLALRNAIFWVNHTYQVVSNAENLQRNFNEAESAYLHFLIFHSPTSLTTYQAVTVSLSRSISSLQREIADNPIQVRRLNTVKTLLADWRYATQKNIAAPTRSSVLKAVALHAFRAHQNLDVLLGAFIGEEKRLLTQRLRTYSDNLILMFAIIGLLSLTSITLVFWGFNNLRTLSSNYERSLTLGRSQFDQLQKEKEFRDKVLENSVISIVVIAREGRFSYVNQKAAQLLGYTPEELIGQSFLMAVPPDEAERLQAMFDRTLHEKSSVTDVEVRALRKDGSIRNVVFGWVPLLSENEVIGLVACGMDITEKKRLEQELLAAQKLESLGRLAGGIAHDFNNVLTAIFGYMELASEELPPNHPVQVRLRDTERAAESAATLTQQLLAFARRQIIQPRLIRLDELVQNIQPMLQRLIGENIELRVKVEQVHLVKVDPGQMEQILVNLAVNARDAMPEGGVLTIGVEDVFIDETYAQRHEEVRPGNYVMLTVSDTGVGMDQSIHQHIFEPFFTTKPQGRGTGLGLATCYGIVKQAGGHIWLYSEPGHGTTFKIFLPHAEGAPEELQPHESTLPPVPKGTETILLAEDEPSVREVAASALRAQGYTVLEAGSGDEAIRLAERHPDPIHLLITDAIMPSMSGRDLAEHLRQTRKVEKVLYISGYTENAIVHQGVLEQGIFFLPKPFTPSGLLRKVREVLDSPA; encoded by the coding sequence ATGCCGTACACACTACCTGATACCAACATTTTTCGACGCCGTTTTTTCTCCTCTCTCGCCATCCCTCTTGGCGCCGAGGCCATTCTCATTGGCGTGCTCTTCTGGAACGTACTTGCCCTTAGAAATGCTATCTTTTGGGTAAATCATACCTATCAGGTCGTCTCCAATGCCGAAAACCTTCAACGCAACTTTAATGAGGCCGAATCGGCCTATCTCCACTTTCTCATCTTCCATTCTCCCACCTCCCTTACCACATATCAAGCCGTCACGGTTTCGCTCTCTCGTTCTATCTCGTCGCTACAAAGAGAGATTGCCGATAACCCTATCCAAGTCCGCCGGCTCAACACCGTCAAAACTTTATTAGCCGATTGGCGTTATGCTACCCAAAAAAACATTGCTGCTCCCACACGAAGTTCCGTTCTCAAAGCCGTCGCGCTACATGCATTTCGTGCTCACCAAAACCTAGACGTCCTTCTAGGTGCCTTTATTGGGGAAGAGAAGAGATTGCTAACGCAGCGGCTTCGTACGTACAGTGATAATCTCATCCTCATGTTTGCTATTATAGGCCTGCTCTCGCTTACCAGTATTACCCTCGTCTTTTGGGGGTTCAATAATTTAAGAACACTTTCGAGCAACTACGAGCGCTCCTTAACACTAGGCCGTTCCCAGTTCGACCAGCTCCAAAAAGAGAAAGAGTTCCGCGACAAAGTCCTCGAAAACAGTGTGATTTCTATCGTGGTCATAGCTAGAGAAGGGCGCTTTTCCTATGTCAACCAGAAGGCCGCTCAACTCCTCGGCTACACTCCTGAAGAGCTTATCGGCCAATCGTTTCTTATGGCGGTTCCTCCCGACGAGGCAGAAAGACTGCAAGCGATGTTCGACCGCACTTTACACGAGAAAAGCTCTGTAACCGATGTTGAGGTCCGCGCTCTCCGCAAAGATGGCTCTATTCGGAATGTAGTGTTTGGCTGGGTGCCCCTGCTCTCAGAAAACGAGGTTATCGGCCTAGTCGCCTGCGGCATGGATATCACCGAGAAAAAACGCCTCGAACAGGAGCTATTGGCCGCTCAAAAACTGGAGAGTCTCGGCCGGCTTGCCGGAGGTATCGCACATGACTTCAATAACGTTCTCACCGCCATCTTTGGCTACATGGAGCTCGCTTCCGAAGAGCTTCCCCCCAATCACCCGGTTCAAGTGCGACTTCGCGACACAGAGCGCGCTGCTGAGAGTGCCGCAACGCTTACTCAGCAGCTGTTGGCCTTCGCGCGTCGTCAGATCATACAACCCCGCCTCATCCGTCTTGATGAACTCGTCCAAAACATTCAGCCTATGCTCCAAAGGCTTATCGGGGAAAATATCGAGTTGCGCGTCAAAGTGGAACAGGTTCATCTGGTCAAGGTAGACCCTGGTCAAATGGAGCAGATACTTGTGAACCTGGCGGTCAATGCACGCGATGCAATGCCTGAAGGTGGCGTGCTCACGATCGGCGTGGAAGACGTCTTTATTGATGAAACCTATGCCCAGCGCCATGAGGAGGTACGCCCCGGCAATTATGTTATGCTTACGGTGAGCGATACTGGGGTAGGAATGGACCAAAGTATTCACCAACACATCTTTGAACCCTTTTTTACCACGAAACCGCAAGGCCGCGGCACCGGTCTTGGCCTTGCAACATGCTATGGCATCGTAAAGCAAGCTGGAGGCCATATCTGGCTCTACAGTGAGCCGGGACATGGTACAACTTTTAAAATATTCCTTCCCCACGCCGAAGGCGCCCCAGAAGAGCTTCAACCGCATGAATCTACCCTACCCCCGGTGCCTAAGGGCACAGAAACTATCCTCCTCGCCGAAGACGAACCGAGCGTGCGTGAAGTTGCCGCTTCCGCGCTTCGGGCGCAAGGCTATACGGTGCTGGAAGCAGGCTCTGGAGACGAGGCCATCCGGCTTGCCGAGCGTCATCCCGACCCCATTCATCTTCTTATCACCGACGCCATTATGCCCAGCATGAGCGGACGCGATCTCGCCGAACACCTCCGGCAAACTCGCAAGGTCGAGAAGGTCCTCTATATCTCAGGCTACACGGAAAACGCCATCGTCCATCAGGGTGTGCTCGAACAAGGTATTTTCTTTCTACCTAAACCTTTTACACCGAGTGGTCTTCTACGAAAAGTTCGCGAGGTGCTTGATAGTCCTGCTTAA
- a CDS encoding phytanoyl-CoA dioxygenase family protein gives MKTIRFNPEAIPGRYRITYKVRDAHRGYPIREVEVLATPEEIATFVKDGYLVRERLIPMDQVERLRCALDEAIAADTNLETGGGRAFGGIFIRHLLDKHPTFLELLTFQPTLSVARALLGPSVQWRGLTGRVCFPDDPNKETEWHFHQRVVPDPIPPFFARPETIEVLLYLDDIDERSGPLCVVPGSHHWLERDLDKDVFDDKPGQVVLKVPAGSAVIMHGSLWHRAMPTQPGCSMRRLLLWSYGPTWQKPSIYGVKPANGLTAQLLADPSTDEEIRELLGVAGYM, from the coding sequence ATGAAGACAATACGGTTCAACCCAGAGGCTATTCCAGGAAGGTACCGTATTACCTACAAAGTGCGCGATGCGCATCGTGGATACCCGATTCGAGAGGTCGAGGTGCTAGCTACTCCCGAGGAGATCGCCACGTTTGTGAAGGACGGTTATCTAGTTCGGGAGCGCTTGATCCCGATGGATCAGGTGGAACGGCTCCGTTGTGCGTTGGATGAGGCGATTGCGGCGGATACGAATTTAGAAACAGGGGGCGGGCGCGCTTTTGGAGGGATATTCATCCGCCATCTTTTGGATAAGCACCCGACGTTTTTGGAGTTGCTAACCTTTCAACCGACGCTATCAGTTGCTAGGGCACTGCTGGGCCCTTCGGTGCAGTGGCGCGGTCTAACCGGTCGCGTCTGTTTCCCGGATGATCCAAACAAGGAGACCGAGTGGCATTTCCACCAGCGAGTGGTTCCCGACCCCATTCCGCCATTCTTTGCTCGCCCTGAAACGATCGAGGTGCTGCTCTATCTAGACGATATAGATGAGAGAAGTGGGCCTTTGTGCGTCGTGCCGGGTTCGCATCATTGGTTGGAGCGCGATCTCGACAAGGACGTTTTTGATGACAAACCCGGCCAAGTGGTTTTGAAAGTACCAGCTGGCAGTGCGGTGATCATGCATGGTTCCTTATGGCATCGCGCCATGCCCACTCAACCAGGCTGCTCTATGCGGCGTCTGCTGCTATGGAGCTATGGGCCAACCTGGCAGAAGCCGAGCATCTACGGAGTTAAACCCGCCAACGGGCTGACTGCGCAACTTCTTGCCGATCCCTCTACCGACGAGGAGATCCGGGAGCTGCTTGGTGTTGCCGGATATATGTAG
- a CDS encoding clostripain-related cysteine peptidase, with amino-acid sequence MVSRLQYGWQRVGVCIGIFGVIAASLSGCGGGTSGVGGSAGGSNLPPPTPGPYTGRAACSANPHQNGRARWTILIYMQAANNLQPYSLENVAQMASVGSDSNINIVLQWKQIPASKTNNCPDCNPSFYGVRRYLIHQHSQADINAISNGDTRPLNSDRLPDPPGNTPVNTTGFKDTLPDPNGRPNGTEDMGSYQALADFVRWGTQTFPADNVALVIWDHGSGWLNVYRSAESKVAPPNVGTRAVAEDDEYTDEIETWELPQALAAAAQPIDMLILDCSLEQMIEVAYEVRHSARIMVGSEESPPAPGYPYDKWLGDLKASGGTFTDCDLGNAIIHEFINDPLYVNNTGGYASELTQSMIDLSRMDSTASALDNFGAVLSIHVNDQQNLFYRLRQDPNFQNRQLGGAQHYTTSYRDNKDLWDYAELVRTGTSDTDMQQAAIAMENALTGPDGAILESMHGPAGQDGSHGLAVYVPAPSGFINSYYNLAITRAAPHWPRFLLAQVK; translated from the coding sequence ATGGTCAGTAGGCTGCAGTACGGATGGCAAAGAGTAGGCGTTTGCATTGGTATATTTGGTGTTATTGCGGCATCTCTGTCGGGCTGTGGAGGGGGAACAAGCGGTGTAGGGGGCAGTGCAGGAGGTTCAAACTTACCTCCACCGACTCCTGGCCCCTACACAGGCCGTGCAGCTTGCAGTGCCAACCCACATCAGAATGGACGAGCGCGTTGGACGATCCTCATCTACATGCAGGCTGCTAACAATCTGCAGCCCTACAGCTTGGAAAATGTAGCGCAGATGGCCTCAGTGGGCTCCGATAGCAACATTAACATTGTGCTGCAGTGGAAGCAGATACCGGCTAGCAAAACCAATAACTGCCCAGACTGTAACCCCTCCTTTTATGGAGTTCGAAGGTACCTTATTCATCAGCACAGTCAGGCCGATATCAATGCGATAAGCAATGGCGATACGCGCCCGTTGAACAGCGATCGGTTGCCGGACCCGCCCGGAAACACTCCTGTCAATACTACCGGTTTCAAGGACACCTTGCCCGACCCCAATGGCCGTCCCAATGGCACTGAAGATATGGGAAGTTATCAGGCGTTAGCGGACTTTGTGCGGTGGGGAACTCAGACCTTTCCTGCTGATAATGTGGCATTGGTGATATGGGATCACGGTTCCGGGTGGTTAAATGTCTACCGCTCGGCTGAGAGCAAGGTCGCGCCGCCCAATGTCGGGACGAGGGCTGTTGCAGAGGATGACGAATATACCGATGAGATTGAGACATGGGAGTTGCCTCAGGCCTTGGCGGCAGCGGCACAGCCGATAGATATGCTTATTCTTGACTGCTCTCTTGAACAGATGATCGAGGTGGCCTATGAAGTTCGGCATTCTGCTCGAATCATGGTCGGTTCAGAAGAGAGTCCGCCGGCGCCTGGCTATCCGTATGACAAATGGCTTGGCGATCTGAAAGCAAGCGGAGGCACATTTACCGACTGCGATTTAGGAAACGCGATCATCCATGAGTTTATCAATGATCCACTCTATGTAAACAATACAGGAGGGTATGCCTCTGAGCTTACGCAGTCCATGATAGACCTAAGTCGAATGGATAGTACGGCCAGTGCGCTCGACAATTTTGGAGCTGTGCTCAGCATTCATGTGAACGACCAGCAGAATCTGTTTTATCGGCTTCGTCAGGACCCTAATTTCCAAAACCGTCAGCTTGGCGGAGCACAACACTACACGACGAGCTATCGAGACAATAAGGACTTGTGGGACTATGCGGAGCTGGTAAGAACGGGGACATCCGATACGGACATGCAGCAAGCGGCCATTGCTATGGAGAATGCACTTACCGGGCCAGACGGAGCTATTCTTGAATCGATGCACGGTCCAGCAGGGCAAGATGGTTCTCATGGGCTGGCGGTCTATGTGCCAGCACCAAGTGGTTTTATCAACTCCTACTACAATCTCGCCATCACCCGTGCGGCCCCGCATTGGCCACGCT